A part of Halobacillus shinanisalinarum genomic DNA contains:
- a CDS encoding thiol-disulfide oxidoreductase DCC family protein, whose translation MKHIVFYDAKCPFCFNVKRVMRKFDWCKQMKWVSIQEVEKKHGKYPYLEGRNTRDEIHMLTRQGELKAGFQTIRRLLILLPPFAFIGLLLYLPGMERIGSPLYKWFSNHRYQWFGQYDQPRYK comes from the coding sequence ATGAAGCATATTGTTTTTTATGATGCAAAATGTCCTTTTTGCTTTAATGTAAAACGTGTAATGCGTAAATTCGATTGGTGTAAACAAATGAAGTGGGTATCGATCCAGGAGGTTGAAAAAAAGCACGGAAAATATCCATATTTAGAAGGTCGAAATACGCGTGATGAAATTCATATGCTCACAAGACAAGGTGAATTGAAGGCAGGATTTCAAACGATTCGCCGGCTATTAATTCTTTTGCCGCCGTTTGCCTTTATTGGATTGTTGTTATATTTACCCGGAATGGAACGGATTGGGTCACCTTTATACAAATGGTTCTCGAATCACCGTTATCAATGGTTCGGGCAATACGATCAACCCAGGTATAAATAA
- a CDS encoding NUDIX domain-containing protein: MYRQTIAFITKGDSLLMLNRNKASNQGLWNGVGGKMEAGESPNECIVREVKEEAGLPVDQMHFINKGSVR, encoded by the coding sequence GTGTATAGACAAACAATTGCATTTATAACAAAAGGTGATTCATTGTTAATGCTTAACCGAAACAAAGCATCTAACCAAGGGTTGTGGAATGGTGTTGGGGGTAAAATGGAAGCTGGAGAAAGTCCAAATGAATGTATTGTACGTGAAGTTAAAGAAGAAGCAGGACTTCCTGTAGACCAAATGCATTTTATCAATAAAGGCTCGGTGAGATAG
- a CDS encoding DUF4037 domain-containing protein, with amino-acid sequence MDLKTLATKVASVYEQNAKVEAVYIAGSVARGWEDHYSDIELNVLWSEGPTDQERLSVIEQVEGQLLNFYAYEDGEWSETYQVDDVKFEISSFLTETIRKVVQRVTKEYDIELDSQCLIASIHYGEAVSGTEIMDGLKAKVQVYPEQLSHAMIDAHSDLGSRWGNRHALVEREDWLMLYSVMTSVQHKMMGILFGLNCMYVNHPAFKWQRQTLSLMNIKPENIIERLERVFLSNPKQGLDELEKIVQEMDELVKEKE; translated from the coding sequence ATGGATTTAAAGACATTGGCAACAAAAGTGGCAAGCGTGTATGAACAAAATGCTAAGGTGGAGGCTGTTTATATCGCGGGTTCTGTTGCGAGGGGCTGGGAGGATCACTATTCCGATATAGAACTAAATGTGTTGTGGTCCGAGGGGCCGACAGACCAAGAACGTCTTTCTGTTATTGAACAGGTGGAAGGGCAGCTGCTGAATTTCTACGCTTATGAAGACGGAGAATGGTCAGAAACATATCAAGTGGATGATGTTAAATTTGAAATCAGTAGCTTTTTAACAGAAACCATTCGTAAGGTTGTCCAACGTGTAACGAAAGAGTATGATATCGAATTAGATAGTCAATGTTTGATCGCTTCGATTCATTATGGAGAAGCTGTTTCAGGTACAGAGATAATGGATGGGTTGAAAGCCAAAGTCCAAGTGTACCCTGAACAATTGAGTCATGCGATGATTGATGCCCATTCCGACCTTGGAAGCAGGTGGGGAAATCGTCACGCTCTGGTAGAACGGGAAGATTGGCTGATGCTTTATTCCGTTATGACTTCTGTTCAGCATAAGATGATGGGGATCTTATTTGGACTCAACTGCATGTATGTCAATCATCCGGCATTCAAATGGCAGCGGCAAACGTTAAGCCTGATGAATATCAAGCCGGAAAATATTATTGAGCGGCTGGAACGTGTATTTTTATCCAACCCAAAACAGGGACTTGATGAGCTTGAGAAGATTGTGCAGGAAATGGACGAGCTCGTTAAGGAAAAGGAATAA
- a CDS encoding carbon starvation CstA family protein: MSGIWLAIAGIIIFALGYKYYSKFIAEKIYRLDPNYVTPAHKYKDGVDFVPTNKFVLWGHHFTSVAGAAPIVGPAIAVYWGWLPAILWVLLGTVFAAGVHDFGTLVLSVRNKGQSMGTLASKLIGERAKKLFLFIILLLVLMVNAVFAWVIANLFISFPASVVSVFIQIPLAIWIGYRVYKKKGNMLLPSVIALAVMYLAAIVASYVPILQIDLVKYFGGEGATFLGANATSMAFFVWIVVLMVYVYIASTLPVWKLLQPRDYINSHQLLVGLGLLYLGLLFTNPEVTAPVSNGQADTSWFPLLFITIACGAISGFHGLVSSGTTSKQLNNESEARFVGYLGAVGEGALALIAIIAVITFFPTAGEFSATYSSFTAASGAGLTVFIQGAAQLATGLGIPASVASTIVSVIIVSFAATTLDSSVRLMRYIISELGVEYNIQPLTKVHVATTAAVVSSAALTLIPQGPKGFGSGGYLLWPLFGTSNQLLAGISLLLISIWLKRLGRNYWPTLIPMLFLMFMTLWAMIDQVLTEWAPWAAGSDWLLFSFGAIILVFTIWILLTAASVLLKGKGDDIEKIA, translated from the coding sequence ATGAGTGGTATTTGGCTTGCCATAGCCGGTATTATTATATTTGCATTAGGTTATAAGTACTATTCAAAGTTCATCGCTGAGAAAATTTATCGCTTGGATCCTAATTACGTAACACCTGCCCATAAGTACAAGGATGGGGTCGATTTCGTACCTACCAATAAATTTGTACTTTGGGGACACCATTTTACATCTGTTGCTGGAGCGGCTCCTATTGTCGGGCCAGCCATTGCAGTCTACTGGGGCTGGCTGCCAGCCATTCTCTGGGTTCTGCTCGGAACAGTATTTGCAGCAGGCGTCCATGACTTTGGAACACTCGTCCTATCCGTTAGAAATAAAGGTCAATCCATGGGTACGTTAGCAAGCAAGTTGATCGGAGAGCGCGCAAAAAAACTGTTTTTATTCATCATTTTACTATTGGTATTAATGGTAAACGCTGTATTCGCCTGGGTAATTGCAAATTTATTCATCTCGTTCCCAGCAAGTGTCGTATCGGTATTTATTCAAATTCCTTTGGCTATTTGGATTGGATACAGGGTGTATAAGAAAAAAGGCAATATGTTGCTGCCCTCTGTCATTGCACTTGCAGTCATGTACTTGGCGGCGATTGTGGCAAGCTATGTCCCTATTTTACAAATTGATTTAGTCAAATACTTTGGTGGTGAAGGGGCAACATTCCTAGGTGCTAATGCCACTTCAATGGCGTTCTTTGTATGGATCGTTGTTCTAATGGTGTATGTGTACATCGCATCTACCCTGCCCGTATGGAAACTCCTGCAGCCTCGCGATTATATCAACTCACATCAGTTGTTAGTCGGTTTAGGATTACTTTATTTAGGTCTTCTGTTTACGAACCCAGAAGTAACTGCCCCTGTAAGTAATGGGCAGGCGGACACCTCATGGTTCCCGCTCCTATTTATAACTATTGCCTGTGGAGCGATTTCCGGGTTCCACGGATTGGTCTCATCCGGAACGACTTCCAAGCAATTGAATAACGAGTCAGAAGCCCGTTTTGTAGGATATTTAGGAGCTGTCGGGGAAGGAGCTTTAGCCTTAATCGCTATCATTGCCGTCATCACCTTTTTCCCCACTGCAGGTGAATTTTCTGCAACGTACAGCAGTTTTACGGCGGCAAGCGGCGCTGGACTTACTGTATTCATCCAGGGAGCCGCACAGTTAGCCACAGGGCTTGGTATACCTGCAAGCGTTGCATCAACGATTGTTTCGGTTATCATCGTGAGCTTTGCTGCTACGACCCTTGATTCATCCGTTCGACTCATGCGCTACATCATCTCAGAATTAGGTGTTGAATATAACATTCAACCATTAACAAAAGTCCATGTAGCTACCACAGCCGCTGTTGTTTCAAGTGCTGCTTTGACCTTAATTCCACAAGGGCCGAAAGGATTTGGATCTGGTGGTTACCTGCTTTGGCCGCTTTTCGGTACATCAAACCAGCTCTTAGCGGGAATTAGTTTACTGTTGATCTCTATTTGGCTGAAGAGACTAGGCCGAAACTATTGGCCAACGCTCATACCTATGTTATTCCTTATGTTTATGACGCTATGGGCAATGATTGACCAGGTGCTCACGGAATGGGCCCCATGGGCAGCCGGAAGTGATTGGCTTCTGTTCAGCTTTGGAGCAATTATCCTTGTCTTTACCATTTGGATCTTACTTACAGCCGCTTCAGTCCTTCTCAAAGGAAAAGGTGACGATATAGAAAAAATTGCTTAA
- a CDS encoding alpha/beta hydrolase: MRRVTFSNSRDLTLVGDLHSNKGTSVIIMCHGFLSNRSSRGRFDFFASVFHQLGFSVLRFDFGGCGESEDSPLTLANEVDDLTSAMHYAIESGYVDIILYGHSLGARVCLEAFNNRYVRTMILTGAGTGPVKYHWPDIFNQEQLTDLAKTGTFTVEVNVPYRNNMLITEEMLKDFERCDQEQLLSNVTCPILLIHGDQGEEGILMPITKKGIKWLPESSKLKVIKGAEHSFIDHLDVVQQTASDWLLAFANEG; this comes from the coding sequence ATGAGGCGTGTTACTTTTTCTAACAGTAGGGATTTAACCTTAGTTGGCGATTTACATAGCAACAAAGGAACATCGGTCATTATTATGTGCCACGGTTTTCTCTCCAACCGCTCCTCGCGCGGTCGCTTTGATTTCTTTGCCTCTGTCTTTCACCAACTTGGCTTTAGTGTATTACGGTTTGACTTTGGTGGCTGCGGCGAGAGCGAAGACAGTCCGCTTACATTAGCCAATGAGGTCGACGACTTAACTTCGGCTATGCATTATGCAATTGAGTCAGGTTATGTGGACATTATTCTGTATGGTCATAGTTTAGGTGCACGAGTGTGCCTAGAAGCATTTAACAATCGATATGTGAGAACAATGATTTTAACGGGGGCAGGTACGGGACCTGTAAAATACCATTGGCCAGACATATTTAATCAAGAACAACTGACGGATTTAGCAAAAACCGGTACTTTTACAGTAGAGGTGAATGTTCCTTACCGAAACAATATGCTCATTACCGAAGAAATGCTGAAAGATTTTGAACGATGTGATCAAGAGCAGCTGTTGTCGAACGTCACCTGTCCTATCCTCCTTATTCATGGGGATCAAGGGGAAGAAGGAATTCTAATGCCGATTACAAAGAAAGGCATTAAGTGGCTTCCTGAAAGCTCCAAATTGAAGGTTATTAAAGGAGCCGAACATAGCTTTATTGACCATCTGGACGTGGTTCAACAAACTGCCTCAGATTGGCTTTTAGCATTCGCAAATGAAGGATAA
- a CDS encoding GNAT family N-acetyltransferase has product MKECDFDKFKLYEKVKFVEGEKFTTVEETTQLSQEEFLRLIAYLEKDERLKKAGTLSILVPSSHHTDKLNTKLVEAGFVLDDMTVIVKRDLSDLSLTESESYRLIPMKPGMEDTFKHVWAQAMTNSLNGSSNLTIDDQLKSVEKELGPNFRRTCLIAYEGEQPIGVVMPHIEPGTIAEGRLFYFGLIPEARGKGKSKVLHRQALAILRQKFDAAYYVGSTSYHNTPMLKLFAHNGCVEIDRSKVFSRS; this is encoded by the coding sequence ATGAAAGAATGTGATTTTGATAAGTTCAAGCTATATGAAAAAGTGAAATTTGTGGAGGGAGAGAAATTTACTACAGTTGAAGAAACGACTCAGCTATCACAAGAGGAATTTCTTCGATTGATAGCGTATTTAGAAAAGGACGAACGTTTAAAAAAAGCTGGCACTCTATCCATTCTAGTTCCATCCTCTCATCATACTGATAAATTAAATACAAAACTGGTTGAAGCCGGATTTGTCTTGGATGATATGACTGTCATTGTGAAAAGGGATTTATCAGATCTGAGTTTAACGGAATCAGAATCTTATAGATTGATTCCCATGAAACCGGGGATGGAGGACACATTTAAACATGTATGGGCTCAGGCTATGACAAATTCATTGAACGGGTCATCCAATTTGACGATCGATGACCAGTTAAAAAGTGTAGAAAAAGAGCTTGGTCCTAATTTTAGACGTACATGTCTAATCGCCTATGAAGGAGAACAGCCTATTGGTGTGGTCATGCCGCATATTGAACCTGGGACGATAGCAGAGGGTAGATTATTTTACTTTGGTCTTATCCCTGAAGCACGCGGAAAAGGGAAGAGTAAGGTGTTGCACCGCCAGGCTTTAGCTATATTGCGTCAAAAGTTTGATGCGGCCTATTATGTTGGTTCAACGAGCTATCACAACACCCCTATGTTAAAGCTTTTTGCCCACAATGGTTGTGTGGAGATCGATCGAAGTAAAGTGTTTAGTAGGTCTTAG
- a CDS encoding NADP-dependent oxidoreductase produces the protein MNREIQLVKRPETVPTHEHLSITDAELPKPQEGELSVELLYVSVDPYMRGRMNNTKSYVAPFQLNEPISGGVVAQVKESKAEPFTTGDIVTGSIPWREKTVISADSVRKVDPTLGSVTTSLGILGMPGLTAYFGLIDIGKPKEGETLVVSGAAGAVGSTVVQIGKIFGCRVVGIAGSDEKTSYLTNELGADAAINYKTQNVAAALQDACPSGVDIYFDNVGGEIADRVYPLLNKFARITQCGAIASYNVPNDQGPRIQMHLIKSSATIKGFVVGDYQVRYKEGFDHLSKWLKDGKLTYEETIHEGFENIPDAFFGLFKGSNTGKQLVKIADPR, from the coding sequence GTGAATCGAGAAATTCAACTAGTTAAAAGGCCAGAAACTGTCCCGACTCATGAACACTTAAGTATCACAGATGCTGAATTACCAAAGCCTCAAGAGGGCGAGTTGTCAGTGGAGTTGTTATATGTCTCCGTTGATCCTTATATGAGGGGACGCATGAATAATACAAAGTCATATGTTGCACCTTTTCAATTAAATGAACCGATTTCAGGAGGAGTTGTCGCTCAAGTAAAGGAGTCAAAAGCAGAGCCATTCACAACAGGAGATATTGTAACAGGCTCTATTCCTTGGAGGGAAAAAACGGTTATATCCGCTGATTCAGTTCGAAAAGTGGATCCAACCCTTGGCTCGGTCACTACATCATTAGGAATTCTCGGGATGCCTGGACTTACCGCCTATTTTGGCCTTATTGATATCGGGAAACCAAAAGAAGGAGAAACTCTCGTCGTTTCTGGAGCTGCCGGTGCTGTTGGTTCAACGGTTGTGCAAATCGGGAAAATCTTTGGCTGCCGGGTTGTGGGCATCGCAGGTAGTGATGAAAAAACAAGTTATCTTACAAATGAGTTGGGAGCTGACGCGGCAATTAATTATAAAACGCAGAATGTTGCTGCGGCTCTTCAAGATGCCTGTCCTAGTGGAGTAGATATTTATTTTGATAACGTAGGTGGAGAAATTGCTGATCGTGTTTATCCTTTGTTAAATAAATTTGCGCGTATTACACAATGTGGCGCTATTGCTTCTTACAATGTACCAAATGATCAGGGCCCACGAATCCAAATGCATTTGATAAAATCAAGCGCTACAATCAAGGGATTCGTTGTTGGAGATTATCAGGTGCGTTATAAGGAAGGGTTTGACCATCTTTCTAAATGGCTTAAAGACGGGAAACTTACTTATGAAGAAACGATTCATGAAGGCTTCGAAAATATTCCAGATGCCTTCTTTGGTCTATTCAAAGGAAGCAATACAGGAAAACAATTAGTTAAAATAGCCGATCCGCGATAA
- a CDS encoding cory-CC-star protein: MANMKFSLKRLFEFYDEVLSLPHKNEIARELRDEDDLFLLLVYSDMLGIPNPAFYYTLELYPYIIEKFHDWHLRMGMEKSPLDGIRCC; the protein is encoded by the coding sequence ATGGCAAATATGAAATTTTCATTAAAACGACTATTTGAATTTTATGATGAAGTGTTAAGCCTGCCCCACAAGAATGAAATTGCTAGAGAGCTTCGGGATGAAGACGACCTATTTCTGCTGCTCGTTTATTCTGATATGCTCGGCATCCCAAACCCCGCTTTTTATTATACACTCGAACTGTATCCGTACATTATTGAAAAATTCCATGACTGGCATCTGCGGATGGGGATGGAAAAGTCTCCACTTGACGGCATTCGCTGCTGTTAA
- a CDS encoding response regulator yields the protein MKILIVDDDDSLRTMLKDLCEKDGIEAETAADGQSGFNLFRKQDYDILIVDYHMPVMNGLELVQEIRLENQQIPILVLTEDNHQDVANAFRKAGATDFALKPAKELDIISRIHLHIQIANMRKRLESEEDVYSAKGISKGTLEAVAHFLKEHRGQILLILFHKVSD from the coding sequence ATGAAGATATTAATTGTCGACGATGATGATTCTCTACGTACCATGCTAAAAGATTTATGTGAAAAAGATGGGATTGAAGCAGAGACCGCTGCAGATGGACAAAGCGGTTTTAACTTATTTAGAAAACAGGATTATGATATTTTAATCGTAGACTACCACATGCCCGTCATGAATGGGCTAGAGTTAGTTCAGGAGATTCGCTTGGAGAATCAGCAAATTCCTATTCTTGTTTTAACAGAAGATAATCATCAAGATGTTGCCAACGCATTTAGAAAAGCTGGCGCTACAGACTTTGCTTTAAAACCTGCAAAGGAACTCGACATTATTTCTCGCATTCATCTACACATCCAAATCGCTAATATGAGAAAAAGACTTGAGTCCGAAGAAGATGTCTACAGTGCAAAGGGAATCAGCAAAGGGACACTGGAGGCTGTGGCACATTTTCTAAAAGAGCATCGGGGGCAAATTCTGTTGATACTATTTCACAAGGTGTCGGATTAG
- a CDS encoding Ykof family thiamine-binding protein, whose protein sequence is MSQACESTNRIAGSSFSIYPMTDRFVEIIKSSLKEVDTSRVWMKADDVTTTVRGQMIHVFDVTRAMFLQAAKTGEHVVFQSTYSIGCPGDSAGDVYMAEDNAPLNRSESKPVDQEVAAKFSLYPMGGGDYMDVIYSQIEEMKKQGVEVSEAHYSTRLDGDGNKVFEGLEQVFQQTEKQGSSHTVMTVTMSANSPSTKGGE, encoded by the coding sequence ATGAGTCAAGCTTGTGAATCAACAAATCGTATTGCTGGAAGTTCATTTTCAATTTATCCGATGACCGATCGTTTTGTCGAGATTATTAAGTCATCACTTAAGGAGGTCGACACTTCCAGGGTATGGATGAAGGCCGACGACGTAACAACAACGGTTAGAGGACAAATGATCCATGTATTTGATGTAACCAGAGCCATGTTTTTACAGGCAGCAAAAACGGGAGAACATGTTGTTTTCCAATCAACCTATTCAATTGGCTGTCCCGGTGATTCAGCAGGCGATGTTTATATGGCAGAGGATAACGCTCCATTGAACAGATCGGAAAGTAAGCCGGTCGATCAGGAAGTTGCCGCTAAGTTTTCACTTTACCCAATGGGCGGCGGAGACTACATGGATGTAATTTATAGCCAAATTGAAGAGATGAAGAAGCAAGGAGTCGAGGTCAGTGAAGCCCACTATTCGACACGTTTGGATGGGGATGGAAATAAGGTTTTTGAAGGCCTTGAGCAGGTGTTCCAACAAACGGAGAAGCAAGGATCCTCTCACACTGTTATGACAGTAACAATGTCTGCGAACAGTCCGTCAACAAAGGGAGGGGAGTAG
- the pabB gene encoding aminodeoxychorismate synthase component I, whose protein sequence is MTQPHLFFEFADQNGNKQPMWFTEPHFIIKADSLEEVASAFTQVEEALEKGFYIAGCVSYEAAPAFDSAFNVNQKGEWPLVWFGVFTKPQYEGVTSSSHSYSLTPWELGTTYEEYQEGIEQIKAAIERGDTYQVNYTARLQAAFSGDTFSFYKQLVSNQQSSYSAYMSLGNEQYILSASPELFFRKNGSNLVTRPMKGTARRGRTLAEDENYKKALSLSDKDQAENLMIVDLLRNDVGRLALPGTVKVPELFAIETYPTVHQMTSTVEAQLPENTPMYEIFRSLFPCGSITGAPKVRTMEYIASLEKTPRDVYCGAIGYMTPNEEAVFNVPIRTVLLNQGQAVYGTGGGITWDSTTNGEYEELQTKAKLLTEARPAFKLLETMQLKDGAYPLLKRHIERIDQSAHYFNFSFDKEAVVAMLEQNALNHPQGLHRVRMLSDQQGQVKIETIAVTPTPKEAYGALAHSPIDPNDPFLFHKTTHRRVYDKHQHEADGESYAVLLWNDEGELTEFTIANLVVKERGEYLTPPISSGLLGGTLRGELVEQGRVKERVLYKSDLASFEEIWMVNGLRGWIKVQMGSN, encoded by the coding sequence ATGACACAGCCACATTTGTTTTTTGAATTTGCAGATCAAAATGGCAACAAACAGCCAATGTGGTTTACTGAGCCTCATTTTATAATTAAAGCAGACAGTTTAGAAGAGGTCGCTAGTGCTTTTACTCAAGTAGAGGAGGCTTTAGAAAAGGGATTTTACATTGCAGGATGTGTTTCTTATGAAGCAGCTCCAGCTTTTGACTCTGCTTTTAATGTGAACCAAAAAGGGGAGTGGCCGCTCGTTTGGTTTGGAGTTTTTACTAAGCCTCAATATGAAGGTGTAACCTCTTCGTCACACTCGTATTCGCTCACTCCTTGGGAACTTGGTACCACGTATGAAGAATACCAAGAAGGAATAGAGCAGATTAAGGCTGCTATTGAGCGTGGAGATACTTATCAAGTGAACTACACTGCAAGACTACAAGCTGCCTTTAGTGGTGATACCTTTTCCTTTTACAAACAATTAGTTTCCAACCAACAATCATCTTACAGTGCTTACATGTCATTAGGAAATGAACAATATATTTTATCGGCTTCGCCTGAACTTTTCTTTCGTAAAAATGGTTCAAATCTTGTGACAAGGCCGATGAAAGGAACTGCAAGGAGAGGAAGGACATTAGCAGAGGACGAAAATTATAAAAAAGCACTGAGTTTATCAGATAAAGATCAAGCTGAAAACTTAATGATTGTTGATTTGCTTAGAAATGACGTCGGGAGGCTGGCACTGCCAGGAACGGTTAAGGTGCCGGAGCTATTTGCTATCGAAACTTACCCCACCGTCCATCAAATGACTTCAACAGTAGAAGCACAATTACCCGAAAACACGCCGATGTATGAAATCTTTCGTTCTTTGTTTCCATGTGGGTCAATTACAGGTGCTCCCAAAGTGCGAACGATGGAGTATATCGCTAGTCTTGAAAAAACGCCAAGGGATGTATATTGTGGTGCTATAGGATATATGACACCGAATGAAGAGGCTGTGTTTAATGTCCCCATTCGAACCGTTTTGCTTAACCAAGGACAGGCTGTGTACGGAACGGGCGGCGGTATAACGTGGGATTCGACAACAAACGGTGAATACGAGGAGCTTCAAACGAAAGCAAAGTTGTTAACAGAAGCAAGGCCCGCCTTTAAGCTTCTTGAAACAATGCAGCTTAAAGATGGAGCTTATCCGCTATTGAAGCGCCACATCGAGCGAATCGACCAATCGGCACATTATTTTAATTTTTCATTCGATAAAGAAGCTGTAGTGGCGATGCTGGAACAGAATGCACTAAATCATCCTCAAGGGTTACATCGAGTCCGAATGCTCAGTGACCAACAGGGGCAGGTTAAAATAGAGACAATCGCAGTGACACCAACCCCTAAAGAAGCCTATGGTGCACTAGCTCATTCACCAATTGACCCTAACGACCCTTTTCTCTTTCATAAGACAACACATCGTCGCGTCTATGATAAACACCAGCACGAAGCAGACGGAGAAAGCTATGCGGTCTTATTATGGAACGATGAGGGAGAGCTTACAGAATTTACAATAGCGAATTTAGTTGTAAAAGAGAGAGGGGAGTACTTGACTCCACCGATTTCAAGCGGCTTGCTTGGAGGAACCTTGAGGGGAGAATTAGTGGAACAAGGGAGAGTAAAAGAGCGTGTCCTCTATAAAAGTGATCTCGCCTCCTTTGAAGAAATTTGGATGGTCAATGGACTGCGAGGATGGATCAAGGTACAGATGGGCAGTAATTGA
- a CDS encoding anthranilate synthase component II, protein MIVMIDNYDSFTYNLFQYFKQLDEDVTVFRNDQVTIAEIEGLDAELIVISPGPGHPADTGICREVLSHFFRTTPILGICLGHQMIVEFFGGKIEKGVRPVHGKVSAVTHDGKSVFHKLPCSLKVTRYHSLQTPAEELPLMLEISSMTEDSVVMGVRHHIYPVEGIQFHPESILTECGFQMLENAYKQALAFREKREKGVMI, encoded by the coding sequence GTGATTGTCATGATAGATAACTATGATTCATTTACTTATAACCTATTCCAATACTTTAAACAATTGGATGAAGACGTGACCGTTTTTCGGAATGATCAGGTGACGATAGCTGAAATAGAAGGTTTAGATGCAGAATTAATTGTCATTTCACCAGGCCCTGGTCATCCTGCTGATACAGGGATTTGTCGTGAGGTTCTAAGCCACTTTTTCCGCACCACACCGATTCTTGGAATTTGTCTTGGTCACCAAATGATCGTGGAGTTTTTTGGAGGGAAAATAGAAAAAGGAGTACGCCCGGTGCACGGTAAAGTGAGCGCCGTCACACATGATGGGAAATCTGTTTTTCATAAGCTCCCTTGTTCTTTGAAAGTGACAAGGTATCATTCCCTTCAAACACCAGCAGAAGAATTGCCATTAATGCTTGAAATTAGTTCTATGACTGAGGATTCTGTCGTTATGGGGGTCCGTCACCATATCTATCCTGTTGAAGGAATCCAATTCCACCCAGAGTCTATTTTGACAGAGTGCGGATTTCAAATGCTTGAGAACGCTTATAAACAAGCTTTAGCCTTTCGTGAAAAAAGGGAGAAAGGAGTGATGATATGA
- a CDS encoding STAS domain-containing protein, translating to MKEELAYIGEKIVEQRHELANRIQSKEGQGFERNLALANVSREQVEGWRATLFQHLGEALYGDYETIESQIEEWAIQTGDVTSKYDVPLNEIIPTLGYCRTVIWDMFEKELAEDHFAAQTILHIGKLIDPLLDKVMHQLSQVYNRYHSEKWQKAQEKLMELSVPVVPITNGVAVLPIVGSIDTERAQLIIETSLEKSTKLQLQYLLIDISGVPTIDTVVAHYIFQVTHSLQLVGVETVLTGIRPEIARSVVEMGMKFSKVKTRANLHQALNEIGVG from the coding sequence ATGAAAGAAGAGTTAGCTTATATTGGTGAAAAAATTGTCGAGCAGCGTCATGAACTCGCTAATAGAATTCAATCCAAAGAAGGACAAGGATTTGAACGAAATCTTGCCCTAGCAAATGTGAGCCGTGAACAAGTTGAGGGCTGGAGGGCGACATTATTTCAACACTTAGGTGAAGCCTTATATGGGGACTATGAAACGATTGAGTCTCAAATAGAAGAATGGGCCATTCAGACTGGCGACGTGACATCAAAGTATGACGTGCCTCTAAATGAGATTATTCCTACACTTGGTTATTGCAGAACGGTGATTTGGGATATGTTTGAAAAAGAATTAGCGGAAGACCACTTTGCTGCGCAAACAATTTTACACATAGGTAAGCTAATCGACCCGTTACTAGATAAGGTTATGCACCAGCTTAGCCAAGTCTATAATAGGTATCATAGTGAAAAATGGCAAAAAGCCCAGGAGAAACTGATGGAGTTATCTGTACCTGTGGTCCCCATCACAAATGGGGTAGCTGTATTGCCAATTGTTGGTAGCATAGATACAGAGCGGGCTCAGTTGATTATAGAAACTTCCCTAGAGAAGAGTACGAAACTTCAGCTGCAATACCTTCTTATTGATATCTCAGGAGTTCCAACCATTGATACGGTTGTGGCTCACTATATTTTTCAAGTCACCCATTCCTTGCAGCTCGTTGGGGTCGAGACGGTATTAACAGGGATTCGACCCGAAATCGCCCGTTCCGTTGTTGAAATGGGAATGAAATTTAGCAAAGTTAAAACACGAGCCAATTTGCATCAAGCTTTAAATGAGATTGGAGTGGGGTGA